The following proteins are encoded in a genomic region of Streptococcus sp. 29892:
- the glmS gene encoding glutamine--fructose-6-phosphate transaminase (isomerizing) yields MCGIVGVVGNTNATDILIQGLEKLEYRGYDSAGIFVTGGEQAHLVKAVGRIAELSAKVGDKTEGTTGIGHTRWATHGKPTEDNAHPHTSQTGRFVLVHNGVIENYLEMKNDYLAGHDFKGQTDTEIAVHLIGKFVEEDGLSVLEAFKKALHIIQGSYAFALIDAENPDVIYVAKNKSPLLIGLGDGYNMVCSDAMAMIRETSEYMEIHDKELVIVTKDSVQVTDYEGNAIERGSYTAELDLSDIGKGTYPFYMLKEIDEQPTVMRKLISTYADADGKMTVDPAIVKAVQEADRIYILAAGTSYNAGFASKNMIEALTDTPVELGVASEWAYHLPILSKKPLFILLTQSGETADSRQVLVRANEMGIPSLTITNVPGSTLSREATYTMLLHAGPEIAVASTKAYTAQVAALAFLSKAVGEANGKQEAIDFDLVHELSIVAQSIEATLSEKDLIADKVEKLLATTRNAFYIGRGTDYYVTLEAALKLKEISYIQTEGFAAGELKHGTISLIEDGTPVIALLSANEKVAAHTRGNIAEVVSRGANTLVVVEEGLDREGDDIVVNKVHPFLSSISMVIPTQLIAYYASFQRGLDVDKPRNLAKAVTVE; encoded by the coding sequence ATGTGTGGAATCGTTGGTGTTGTTGGAAATACAAACGCAACTGATATTTTGATTCAAGGACTTGAAAAATTAGAATACCGTGGTTATGATTCAGCAGGTATTTTCGTAACAGGTGGGGAGCAGGCTCACTTGGTAAAAGCAGTAGGTCGCATTGCTGAATTATCTGCAAAAGTTGGCGATAAGACTGAGGGAACAACAGGAATCGGTCATACGCGCTGGGCAACTCACGGTAAACCAACTGAGGACAATGCCCACCCACATACCTCACAAACAGGTCGTTTTGTACTTGTTCACAACGGTGTGATCGAAAACTACCTCGAAATGAAAAACGACTACTTGGCTGGTCATGATTTCAAAGGTCAGACAGATACAGAAATTGCTGTTCATTTGATTGGGAAATTCGTAGAAGAAGACGGCTTGTCTGTATTGGAAGCCTTCAAAAAAGCTCTTCATATCATCCAAGGTTCTTATGCCTTTGCCTTGATTGATGCTGAAAATCCTGATGTCATCTACGTTGCCAAAAACAAATCTCCACTTTTGATTGGTTTGGGCGACGGATACAACATGGTCTGCTCAGATGCCATGGCTATGATTCGTGAAACCAGTGAATATATGGAAATCCATGACAAAGAATTGGTAATCGTGACCAAAGACAGTGTTCAAGTAACAGACTATGAAGGCAATGCCATTGAGCGTGGCAGCTACACGGCTGAATTGGACTTGTCAGACATCGGTAAGGGGACTTATCCGTTCTACATGCTCAAGGAGATTGACGAGCAACCAACTGTTATGCGTAAGTTGATTTCAACCTATGCAGATGCGGACGGTAAGATGACAGTTGACCCTGCGATTGTGAAGGCTGTGCAAGAAGCAGACCGTATCTATATCTTGGCGGCAGGTACTTCTTACAATGCAGGTTTTGCTTCTAAGAACATGATTGAAGCCTTGACAGATACCCCTGTTGAGTTGGGCGTGGCGTCTGAGTGGGCCTACCATTTGCCAATTCTTAGCAAGAAGCCACTCTTTATCCTCTTGACCCAGTCAGGTGAAACGGCAGATAGCCGTCAGGTCTTGGTGCGTGCCAATGAAATGGGTATTCCAAGTTTGACTATTACAAACGTACCTGGCTCAACTCTTTCACGTGAAGCGACTTACACTATGTTGCTCCACGCAGGTCCTGAAATTGCGGTAGCTTCTACAAAAGCCTACACTGCTCAGGTAGCTGCTCTTGCCTTCTTGTCAAAAGCTGTCGGTGAAGCAAATGGCAAACAAGAAGCCATCGACTTTGACTTGGTACATGAGTTGTCCATCGTTGCTCAGTCTATCGAAGCGACCCTTTCTGAGAAAGACTTGATTGCAGACAAGGTTGAAAAACTCTTGGCAACGACGCGTAATGCTTTCTATATCGGACGTGGTACAGATTACTATGTAACTCTTGAAGCAGCTCTAAAGTTAAAAGAAATTTCTTACATTCAAACAGAAGGTTTTGCGGCTGGAGAATTGAAACACGGAACCATCTCCTTGATTGAAGACGGTACTCCAGTTATCGCTCTGCTTTCTGCCAATGAAAAAGTTGCCGCTCACACGCGTGGTAATATCGCAGAGGTAGTTTCCCGTGGTGCTAACACTTTGGTCGTGGTGGAAGAAGGCTTGGACCGTGAAGGTGATGATATTGTTGTTAACAAGGTGCATCCATTCTTGTCAAGCATCTCTATGGTGATCCCAACTCAGTTGATTGCCTACTATGCATCCTTCCAGCGTGGTCTGGATGTCGATAAACCTCGTAACCTTGCAAAAGCAGTTACGGTTGAATAA
- a CDS encoding PTS mannitol-specific transporter subunit IIBC, which produces MENTSIRVRLQKLGTTLSNMVMPNIGAFIAWGVLTSLFIPTGWLPNETFATIVGPMITYLLPLLIGYTGGYNVYGQRGGVMGAILTMGVIAGSSVPMFIGAMVVGPLGAIAIKKFDEKVQPTIRPGFEMLVNNFSAGLIGFALMLVTFKIVGPFVESMTGVIGDGVQAIVDMKLLPLANIIIEPAKVLFLNNALNHGIFTPLGTEQVLEAGKSVLFLLEANPGPGLGILLAYAFFGKGSAKSSSWGAMVIHFLGGIHEIYFPYVMMKPALFLAAIAGGVSGTFVFQTLNAGLAAAASPGSIIAITGMVPKGDGYLGNVFAVYAGVLAGALASFLVASIILKADKSEGESLEAAQAATKAAKAVAKGQAVETVAAEISANSVKQIIFACDAGMGSSAMGASLLRDKVKKAGLDIPVTNKAIANLQDTEYTLIVTQQELADRAAQRTPRAIHVAVDNFLTSPKYDKIVAKLVGQAQEVSPRQVSLEAEAEVDLNYIDEVVFAYGQAQGSATMGQATLAAIFKNKGIGIPVATVPYDTLAEHNAKNILIVTTIAKQAEVQQAAPNAQLLVVDSLVTTPEYDKIVARMHK; this is translated from the coding sequence ATGGAAAATACTTCAATTCGTGTTCGTCTTCAAAAACTGGGGACAACGCTGTCTAACATGGTCATGCCCAATATCGGTGCCTTTATCGCTTGGGGTGTCTTAACCTCACTCTTTATTCCAACAGGTTGGTTGCCAAATGAAACCTTTGCGACCATTGTTGGTCCTATGATTACCTATCTCTTGCCACTCTTGATTGGTTACACAGGTGGTTATAATGTCTATGGCCAACGCGGTGGTGTGATGGGTGCCATCTTGACCATGGGTGTGATTGCTGGTTCTAGCGTTCCAATGTTTATCGGAGCTATGGTAGTTGGTCCATTAGGAGCAATTGCAATCAAGAAATTTGATGAGAAAGTACAACCAACTATCCGTCCAGGTTTTGAAATGTTGGTTAATAACTTCTCTGCTGGTCTGATTGGTTTCGCCTTGATGCTAGTAACCTTTAAGATTGTTGGTCCATTTGTTGAAAGTATGACAGGAGTGATTGGTGATGGTGTACAAGCTATTGTCGATATGAAACTCTTGCCACTTGCTAATATCATCATTGAGCCAGCTAAAGTTCTCTTCCTAAACAATGCCCTTAACCACGGTATCTTTACCCCTCTTGGAACAGAGCAAGTATTGGAAGCCGGTAAGTCTGTTCTCTTCCTCTTGGAAGCTAACCCTGGTCCAGGTCTTGGTATCTTGCTTGCTTATGCCTTCTTTGGAAAAGGCTCTGCTAAATCATCTTCATGGGGTGCAATGGTCATTCACTTCCTCGGTGGTATCCATGAAATCTACTTCCCATATGTGATGATGAAACCAGCTCTCTTCCTTGCGGCTATCGCTGGTGGTGTATCTGGAACTTTTGTTTTCCAAACTCTTAATGCAGGACTTGCAGCAGCAGCATCTCCAGGTTCAATTATTGCTATTACTGGTATGGTGCCAAAAGGTGATGGCTACCTTGGAAACGTATTCGCTGTATATGCAGGTGTTCTTGCAGGCGCTCTTGCTTCATTCTTGGTAGCTTCTATCATCTTGAAAGCTGACAAGTCAGAAGGAGAATCATTAGAAGCAGCACAGGCTGCAACAAAAGCTGCCAAGGCTGTTGCAAAAGGCCAAGCGGTCGAAACAGTCGCAGCAGAAATCTCAGCAAATTCTGTTAAACAAATCATCTTCGCATGTGACGCTGGTATGGGTAGCTCTGCTATGGGTGCTTCGCTTCTCCGTGATAAAGTTAAAAAAGCTGGATTGGACATTCCTGTTACCAATAAGGCTATTGCCAACTTGCAAGATACAGAATATACCTTGATTGTTACTCAGCAAGAATTGGCGGACCGTGCTGCTCAACGTACCCCACGCGCTATTCATGTTGCAGTTGATAACTTCTTAACCTCACCAAAGTATGATAAAATTGTTGCTAAACTAGTCGGTCAAGCCCAAGAGGTTTCTCCCAGGCAAGTAAGTTTAGAAGCAGAAGCAGAAGTAGATTTGAACTACATCGACGAAGTGGTCTTTGCCTATGGTCAAGCCCAAGGTTCTGCTACAATGGGTCAAGCAACTCTAGCAGCTATCTTTAAAAATAAGGGGATTGGTATTCCAGTTGCCACTGTTCCTTATGATACATTAGCAGAGCACAATGCTAAAAACATTCTGATTGTTACTACTATCGCCAAACAAGCAGAAGTACAACAGGCTGCTCCAAATGCGCAACTCTTGGTAGTTGATAGTCTAGTGACTACACCAGAGTATGACAAAATTGTCGCTCGCATGCACAAGTAA
- a CDS encoding BglG family transcription antiterminator: MLLTKREEQLMKAFLQVGKLSLKEMADILQVSSRTVYRTLSDLTDFLVEHEIDLVKDGKKYYLSGDLSALEDYKTLDSYSPSQRLELMTYQLLTSQEVITNEQFQEQFLVSNVTVIQDIAVIEKRLADFDLCLVRHKGYGIEGTNSQKRRLLAILLANAIAIQDFWQDDYDNYPSLDKEVVEESRRAFESHQTVLGDIDSKLKQLLIILLSLADNQGELDHRVGVSKEALDFSQKVFMRLAQASKRFYSIQEIIFFASILDELIIKRQEVPLFRESFDSSFYYNISQLIDSVSRFTKIDFIKDRLLFPLLFNHIRLSLAVPMLFPDHATTNVAYLATQKNPFLHRLVSLVMQDIFPTYLHNEYEYELVTLHFASSLRRSPDIYPIRLLLVTDERPLTTSVLVSKIKNIAPFVEWIDVQSTTNLSQLNLEHYDYCLTTKPVGQDGLALISTFPNTQEILDLQETLQTIQENRTVLIREDIKEEHHYDLQAYLKASSQVLQSFRLIQLGQQASFEEAVVAAVGELDHVADRAYLADKLLTRFAASPLAIPQTNLALIHTQSSQVSRSQFVIAELENSVSALSMNNQQEEVQRILVMLTPIGEREEVRELMTAISQSIIENKLYTEIYRTGNQEIIYQLLNSIFTETIKKLEK; the protein is encoded by the coding sequence ATGCTATTAACAAAACGTGAAGAACAATTGATGAAAGCTTTCCTCCAAGTAGGGAAGCTTTCATTGAAAGAAATGGCTGATATTTTACAAGTGTCCTCACGAACGGTTTATCGGACCTTGTCTGATTTGACAGATTTTTTGGTCGAGCATGAAATCGATTTGGTTAAGGACGGGAAGAAGTATTATTTGTCTGGTGATTTGTCGGCTCTGGAAGACTACAAGACTTTGGATTCCTATTCTCCTAGTCAACGCTTGGAACTCATGACCTATCAGCTCTTGACCAGTCAGGAAGTGATAACCAATGAACAATTTCAAGAACAGTTCTTAGTTTCCAATGTGACGGTCATTCAGGATATTGCAGTCATTGAAAAACGCTTGGCGGATTTTGACCTGTGTCTTGTGCGTCACAAAGGTTATGGAATAGAGGGTACAAATAGTCAGAAAAGGCGACTTTTAGCTATCCTTTTAGCCAATGCGATTGCTATTCAAGACTTCTGGCAGGATGATTATGACAACTATCCAAGTTTGGACAAGGAAGTAGTAGAGGAAAGTCGTCGTGCCTTTGAAAGTCACCAAACTGTTTTGGGTGATATTGATTCTAAACTTAAGCAGTTGCTGATTATTCTCTTGAGCCTAGCTGACAATCAGGGAGAGCTAGACCATAGAGTTGGCGTTTCCAAGGAAGCCTTGGATTTTTCCCAGAAGGTCTTCATGCGTCTGGCCCAAGCCAGCAAACGCTTTTACAGTATCCAAGAAATTATCTTCTTTGCAAGTATCTTAGATGAGTTGATTATCAAGCGCCAGGAGGTGCCACTCTTCCGGGAAAGCTTTGATAGTAGCTTCTACTACAATATCTCCCAGCTGATTGACTCGGTATCACGCTTTACCAAAATTGATTTTATCAAGGATCGGCTTCTCTTTCCTCTGCTATTTAATCACATTCGTTTAAGTTTGGCAGTGCCTATGCTCTTTCCAGATCATGCCACGACCAATGTTGCCTATCTGGCTACCCAGAAAAATCCCTTCCTACATCGACTGGTCAGCTTGGTTATGCAGGATATCTTCCCGACCTACTTACATAATGAATATGAGTATGAACTGGTCACCCTGCACTTTGCATCAAGCTTGCGCAGAAGTCCAGACATTTATCCAATTCGTTTGCTCTTGGTGACGGACGAAAGACCGCTGACGACAAGTGTTTTGGTGTCAAAAATCAAAAATATCGCACCTTTTGTGGAATGGATTGATGTGCAGAGTACGACAAATCTGTCTCAGTTGAACTTGGAGCACTATGATTATTGCCTGACAACCAAGCCTGTCGGACAAGACGGACTGGCTTTGATTTCTACCTTCCCAAATACCCAGGAAATTCTGGACTTGCAGGAAACCCTACAAACTATTCAAGAAAATCGCACGGTCTTGATACGGGAAGACATCAAAGAGGAGCATCATTACGATCTGCAGGCCTATTTAAAAGCCAGTAGCCAAGTCTTGCAATCCTTTCGCTTAATCCAGCTGGGTCAACAGGCTAGTTTTGAAGAGGCAGTGGTAGCTGCTGTTGGAGAGTTGGACCATGTGGCTGATAGAGCCTACTTGGCAGACAAACTATTGACACGTTTTGCTGCCAGCCCGCTAGCCATTCCTCAGACAAATCTAGCCCTCATACATACTCAGTCTAGTCAGGTGAGCCGTAGTCAATTTGTCATCGCTGAATTGGAAAATAGTGTTTCTGCTCTTTCCATGAACAATCAGCAGGAAGAAGTTCAACGCATTTTGGTCATGTTGACGCCGATAGGCGAGAGGGAAGAAGTCCGCGAATTGATGACCGCCATCAGTCAATCCATTATCGAAAACAAACTTTATACAGAGATTTACCGGACGGGCAATCAGGAAATCATTTACCAGTTGCTCAATTCAATCTTTACCGAAACTATCAAGAAATTGGAGAAATAA